One window of the Deltaproteobacteria bacterium genome contains the following:
- a CDS encoding uracil-DNA glycosylase, producing MMKGNLQQELGQIIAQLKEHLRYQKELGIKNLLCQGETKNLLTLDEIRREMGDCTRCRLHEGRNHLVFGEGNPHALLVFVGEAPGRDEDLQGKPFVGRAGELLTRILEAIDLTREEVYITNILKCRPPNNRNPKPDEITICLPFLLKQLEAIRPKIICALGTFAAQTLLGTENKISALRGRFHDYQGAKLMPTYHPAFLLRNPHFKKAVWDDMKMIREEYKKP from the coding sequence ATGATGAAGGGCAACCTCCAACAAGAATTGGGACAGATCATCGCCCAATTGAAGGAGCATCTAAGATATCAAAAGGAGTTAGGGATCAAAAACCTCCTCTGCCAGGGGGAAACAAAGAACCTGCTGACCCTAGACGAAATCAGACGGGAAATGGGAGATTGCACCAGGTGCAGACTCCATGAGGGGAGGAACCATCTGGTCTTTGGCGAAGGTAACCCCCATGCCCTATTGGTCTTTGTTGGCGAGGCCCCTGGAAGAGATGAAGACCTGCAGGGGAAGCCCTTTGTCGGGCGGGCAGGGGAACTCCTCACCCGTATCCTCGAGGCCATAGACCTCACTAGAGAGGAGGTATACATCACAAACATCTTGAAATGTCGCCCCCCCAACAACCGCAATCCCAAACCTGATGAAATCACAATCTGCCTCCCCTTTCTCCTCAAACAACTGGAGGCCATCAGGCCAAAGATCATCTGTGCCCTGGGGACCTTCGCCGCACAGACCCTCCTGGGGACTGAAAACAAGATCTCCGCCCTCAGGGGGCGCTTCCACGACTACCAAGGCGCCAAGCTCATGCCCACTTATCATCCTGCCTTTCTCTTGCGCAATCCCCACTTTAAAAAGGCAGTGTGGGATGATATGAAGAT
- a CDS encoding CBS domain-containing protein encodes MNVGRWMKRYLITVQRSTPLFDALELMKEKKVRRLPVMEGGKLVGIVTRTDLLRAAPSEATTLSVFELKYLLARKTIEEFMTPNPHTVTTDTPIEVAALLMRSFEIGALPVTEKGKLVGIITESDIFDALVEIMGIREEGVRLIMEIKDKPGKLAEILNIIKKHGINIMSVASCKGDREGWKLMNLRLKTKKPKEIAKELEGLGYKLSWRKERGARL; translated from the coding sequence ATGAACGTAGGCAGATGGATGAAAAGGTACCTGATAACCGTCCAGAGGAGCACGCCCCTGTTCGACGCCTTGGAACTCATGAAAGAAAAAAAGGTCAGGAGGCTGCCGGTAATGGAAGGGGGGAAACTGGTCGGGATTGTGACGAGGACCGATCTGCTAAGGGCAGCCCCTTCCGAGGCCACCACCCTCTCTGTCTTCGAGTTAAAATATCTCTTGGCCCGCAAGACCATCGAAGAGTTCATGACCCCCAACCCCCATACCGTGACCACTGATACCCCCATAGAGGTAGCCGCCCTCCTGATGAGGTCCTTTGAGATTGGGGCCCTTCCGGTAACGGAAAAAGGGAAACTAGTGGGTATTATCACCGAGTCAGACATCTTTGATGCCCTTGTGGAGATCATGGGGATCAGGGAGGAAGGGGTGAGATTGATCATGGAGATTAAGGACAAACCCGGAAAGCTGGCTGAGATCCTCAATATCATCAAGAAGCATGGGATAAACATCATGAGTGTTGCCAGCTGCAAAGGGGACAGGGAGGGCTGGAAGCTGATGAACCTCAGGTTGAAGACCAAAAAACCCAAGGAGATCGCCAAGGAATTGGAGGGATTGGGGTATAAGCTAAGCTGGAGGAAAGAACGAGGGGCTCGTTTATAA
- a CDS encoding nitroreductase family protein — protein sequence MDVFTAIRERRSCRNFLPEAVSEATIEKILEAAIWAPSPLNSQPWEFIVVTNKEVKGKIFSEAQRCRKWVLEKSGWKWLEPYQVDFLQSAPVIIAVIGDPKKTGADMFQEEGRVGYQHACAAATQNIHLAAHALGLGSLWFTFFDKKPMREILGIDLEKTPLALVCLGKAAGEPQHLPRKDVKEKTRYIR from the coding sequence ATGGATGTTTTTACAGCTATTAGAGAAAGGCGGAGCTGCCGGAACTTTTTGCCCGAAGCGGTCAGTGAGGCCACCATTGAAAAAATTTTAGAGGCCGCTATTTGGGCACCTTCACCCCTCAATAGCCAGCCCTGGGAATTTATCGTTGTCACCAACAAGGAGGTGAAGGGAAAGATCTTTTCCGAAGCCCAAAGGTGCCGAAAGTGGGTGCTTGAAAAAAGCGGCTGGAAGTGGCTGGAACCCTACCAGGTCGACTTTTTGCAATCGGCCCCTGTTATCATCGCGGTGATAGGAGACCCCAAGAAGACCGGCGCCGACATGTTCCAGGAAGAGGGCCGGGTGGGCTACCAGCATGCCTGTGCTGCGGCCACCCAGAATATACATCTTGCGGCCCATGCCCTGGGCCTTGGCAGCCTGTGGTTCACCTTCTTTGACAAGAAGCCCATGAGAGAGATACTTGGCATTGATCTTGAGAAAACACCCCTGGCTCTTGTATGCCTCGGCAAGGCAGCCGGTGAACCCCAACACCTACCCAGAAAGGATGTGAAGGAAAAGACGCGTTATATCCGTTGA